A single region of the Corallococcus caeni genome encodes:
- a CDS encoding outer membrane beta-barrel protein, translating into MNALALLAVAALAAAPSSKKDNGGPIFIAPKVGFIKPVTSLGGDLFLGGEVGYLTPLLQRRLALVLEVNYHRPSTSGTLRGPQLDNLGQPIESPYTLAEREVAIQLSAVFRFPRALGPLTPYVGAGPGLYLHRATVESFDSTASESGGGLGFQALAGAELPLGPGGAFLEAKYHFAPVDFLTTGDVNAGAVLVAVGYRLRL; encoded by the coding sequence ATGAACGCCCTCGCCCTGCTCGCGGTCGCGGCGCTGGCCGCCGCTCCCTCCTCCAAGAAGGACAACGGAGGTCCCATCTTCATCGCGCCCAAGGTGGGCTTCATCAAGCCCGTCACGTCGCTCGGCGGCGACCTCTTCCTGGGCGGCGAGGTGGGCTACCTCACGCCCCTGCTCCAGCGGCGCCTCGCGCTGGTGCTGGAGGTGAACTACCACCGGCCCTCGACGTCGGGGACGCTGCGCGGGCCCCAGCTGGACAACCTGGGTCAGCCGATTGAGTCGCCGTACACGCTCGCCGAGCGCGAGGTGGCCATCCAGCTGTCCGCCGTGTTCCGCTTCCCGCGCGCGCTCGGGCCGCTCACGCCCTACGTGGGCGCGGGCCCCGGCCTGTACCTGCACCGCGCGACGGTGGAATCGTTCGACAGCACCGCGTCGGAGAGCGGCGGCGGGCTGGGGTTCCAGGCGCTCGCGGGCGCGGAGCTGCCGCTGGGTCCGGGCGGCGCCTTCCTGGAGGCGAAATACCACTTCGCCCCGGTGGACTTCCTCACCACCGGCGACGTGAACGCGGGCGCGGTGCTCGTAGCCGTGGGCTACCGGCTGCGCCTGTAA